One genomic window of Aptenodytes patagonicus chromosome 3, bAptPat1.pri.cur, whole genome shotgun sequence includes the following:
- the SMIM26 gene encoding small integral membrane protein 26, with protein MRAAVWNARAALLYSLGGWTMLGAMIHYSFGGGGAESGEGPENESDPQANQATHKEIFTRETALGLQVTTVVTYKDVQPPITQLLRRVKSFFDSNDSSSSEN; from the exons ATGCGGGCGGCGGTATGGAACGCGCGGGCGGCGCTGCTGTACTCGCTGGGCGGCTGGACCATGCTGGGGGCCATGATCCACTACAGcttcggcggcggcggcgccgagaGCGGCGAAGGGCCCG AGAATGAAAGTGATCCTCAGGCAAACCAAGCAACTCACAAGGAAATATTCACTAGAGAAACAGCTTTAGGATTACAAGTGACAACAGTGGTAACATACAAGGATGTTCAACCTCCTATTACTCAACTGCTCAGGCGTGTGAAATCATTCTTTGACTCTAATGACAGCTCTTCTTCTGAAAATTGA